CCAAGTTAGGGTCAAGGTTTAGCATCTTTCAGTCGTTAGCAGTCAGTGGCGAAGCCGTAATAAAAGCTACGCAATACCGGACTGTCCCATCGGGACAAAATATTGGTAGCCCCTGGTCGAGCGCTTCGCGCGAAGGCCCCGGGTAATATTCGCGCAGCACCCGTAAAAGAGGCAATCAGGTATTACGTCTAAATTACAAAAATATTTTTTTGCGGAAAAATATTTCTTTGTATCTTTGCAGTCCGAAAAAATTGGGGCATTAGCTCATTTGGCTAGAGCGTTTGACTGGCAGTCAAGAGGTAACGAGTTCGACTCTCGTATGCTCCACGAGGGAACCCGGGTTAGCCGGGTTTTTTTGTATGGAAAAGAATACATTATTTGGATTATTACCGGAAGAAATTGCCGCCATCGTTGAGAAATACGGTGCCCGCGCATACACCGCAAAACAAATTGCAGAGTGGATGTATGCACGGCGTGTTTTCAGCTACGATGAAATGAGCAATCTACCAAAGCATTTCCGTGATCAGTTGAAAAATGATTATCCGGAAATTTTGGTTCCATATTCAAATGTGCAGATTTCAAAAGATGGCACAAAAAAATATCTGTTCGAGTTTTCCGGTGGTCGAAGTGTTGAAACTGCCGTTATTCCCGATGATGACCGGCTAACGGTATGCGTTTCATCGCAGGCTGGATGTCGCTTTGGATGCCGTTTTTGCGCAACAGGTTCTATTGGCTATCATGGAAATCTGACGTCGGGCGAAATCCTGAATCAGCTGATGGCCATTGATGAACACGATAAAATTACAAACATCGTGTACATGGGTATGGGTGAGCCACTCGACAACTGGGCCGAAGTGTATAAGTCGCTTGAAATTCTGACTTCCGAAAAAGGATTTGGTTTGAGCGCAAGCAGAATCACGGTTTCGACCATCGGGATAAAAGCATCTTTCAAAGAATTGCTGGAAAAAACAAAGGTCAATATTGCCGTCAGTCTTCACAGTCCTTTCCCTGAAGAACGAATGCATATCATGCCTGCACAGATTTCAAATCCGGTTATCGATATTCTCGACATGATCGTTGCAGCGGATTTACCAAAGCACCGCAAGCTTTCGTTTGAATATATCTTATTCAAAGGAATCAATATCTCGAGAAGTCATGCTTTGAAACTGGCTGATATAGCCATTCGCTGCAATGCTCATATAAACCTGATTGTGTATAATGACGTTCCGGGATTAAATTTTGAAGCTCCTATCGAAAGAGAGGTCCTTACTTTTCAGAATGAACTCATAAAAAAAGGAGCCACCGCAACGATTCGTCGTTCCCGTGGACTTGATATTGCAGCTGCCTGCGGCACGCTTGCCGGAAAGAGATAAAGCCGGGCGGTGATCTG
The Bacteroidetes bacterium GWF2_43_63 DNA segment above includes these coding regions:
- a CDS encoding 23S rRNA (adenine(2503)-C(2))-methyltransferase, which produces MEKNTLFGLLPEEIAAIVEKYGARAYTAKQIAEWMYARRVFSYDEMSNLPKHFRDQLKNDYPEILVPYSNVQISKDGTKKYLFEFSGGRSVETAVIPDDDRLTVCVSSQAGCRFGCRFCATGSIGYHGNLTSGEILNQLMAIDEHDKITNIVYMGMGEPLDNWAEVYKSLEILTSEKGFGLSASRITVSTIGIKASFKELLEKTKVNIAVSLHSPFPEERMHIMPAQISNPVIDILDMIVAADLPKHRKLSFEYILFKGINISRSHALKLADIAIRCNAHINLIVYNDVPGLNFEAPIEREVLTFQNELIKKGATATIRRSRGLDIAAACGTLAGKR